The DNA segment CAGCCTAGATCTGATTCTTGGTGTTGATCACTCTGTGCTCCAGGCTCAGGAGCTGTACTTGGACATCTGCTCCACGCTGGACCCTCCGCGGGACAGAGACAGCGATGCACGTTCGGTATCCTCCCACAGCTCGCGCAAGTCCTCCCACACAGCGATGTCAGACTCTGCATGTGAGTCATCCTCTGCTTGCTGATGTGCTAACTCACTCAACAGCAGCTCATTGTGTACGGAATATCCTGCTCCTATATGGCTGGAGGTTATAACAGTTATTTAAATTTAgcttaaaacaaaatggaatCGATGAGAAATAATCGAGAATAAACCTTTCCAAGGCTTTAAATAATCTCCTCCTCCGAGTCCTGCTGTTATTGACTGCAGCATCAATGACAACATTAAGGCGTTTGTTGGGTCAAAATAATGGAGAaggtccttttttctttttttttaaatatttttttgaaaaaaatcatttgaataGATTTAAACCGGACCAATCCTACAGCTGATCTGTTAAGACTATGTGATCGCAGGTGAAAACTGCTGTAACTACGCAGACCAGAAGACAATAAAACACCTACCTTAAAgtcccatattatgaaaaaaatgatttttttctgggatttggggtgttattttgtgtctctggtgcttccacacgcacaTAATCTTGAAAagaaaactatccatgctgttttgagtgagatacggtttctgaatgtcctcagccttcagtctccgggtaaGCTgctcaaaatctgcacggctttcagtgtcactagccgagaccaggtggctaaccgtagcacatgctagttctagcatgctagctcgttctcaatggcaaaacactgctacaacacacactagtttaccataatctccaaaaNNNNNNNNNNNNNaactacttccatgtccctgttctgcaggtattccacaagtgcccctgGTTTAATAGAaatctcccagctaatcctgccttgtactgacccaagttggagaaagagtcatctagctgatgtgatcccAACAGAGGTAGTttagaagtgaaatgtctcactctgtagctaaaacagagacccaaNNNNNNNNNNtggaaacaggatctgcagcaatgtgcagtacagcaaaaatatgatgttttttgaaaatgaaaccatggaaacctattgtGGTACaaccttaaaatacaattatgaacctgaaaatgagcataatatgggcgctttaataaATGTGGGTGACAATGCATCTGTGATGAAATGTTTCCGAGGCTTACTGTAGTGTGCCCTGTTGGTTTGAGCCTCCGCTCGCTCTGACTTTAGCTGCTCTTCCACCCACCGTCTGAACTGTTAAAACACTTCACTTCCATCTGCATGTTTATGAACAATATGCACTGGCAGTGGCAGACTCATtacagctgctgctgttgtcttCCCACACATATTATACACTTTCACTATTTCCAATGACACATTCATAAAACTGTATCTGTCAGATAAATAGCCAGGAgatggtttttcttttcttctacgTCGGCTacgatttaaaaataaaaaaataaaaaaataaaaagcatccCCTGAATACACCACTGTTTGTGGGTTTAAGCCAACGGCTGAATGAGGTGGCAATTAATGGCTAGTGAATCAGCAGTTTTGTTATAAAACCAGAAAGGAAATGCATAATATAAGTTGTTGTTGGAAGTATTTACAAGTTGATTGAGGTTTAATTAAATTCCCGTTtgattttttcctttttcgttaaaataatataaacaatGTATGTGTATCATCACGACAACGAGCACAAGGACAGGATGGTACTGTTTTTTATTGCGTTATCTTTGAGATAAttgaatacaaacaaaatgtagaTTGAATGACCGACCAGCACAGCCCTGATGGCGGAATTATTGACAGATTAAAGCATGTTAAAGAAACTGTATCAAGATTTTGAATGTATCTCAACTTTTTGTTGTGGTTATCAGCTGTCATTTGATAGAAAACCCATGATAATGACCTCACTATACAATATTGGAGAGTGTGTTTAGAAGTGACCTGTCTCTCTTGCAGCAGCTAACTCCTACACAGAGGCCTGCACACCATCATGGCAGTCTGCGTCCATTGGGAAAGAGAAGACATCTGCCAGACTCCAGCCTagaaggtcaaaggtcagtttCCAACGTTACATGTAACATGGTCAGTGGGAAACAACTGCACTAGGTTGACACAATATCATGCCACAGGTTGTGCTTGGTTGTAAAACTTTGTCATTTTCCCTGTAGAATTCGGCACAAAGACAAAATTCCTTTGACCTCGTTCCCCAACTGAGCCTCCCCCTTTCTCCTACCTGCAGCAAGCACTCTGCAACGGTTAGTGGTTAGACTCCTCCTCCTGCCTGTtgcctttctctcctctgtttgtgtacaatatcttatatatatatctgcTGTACAGTTTGTGTTTATATCATTTTGCGTTGGGTGTGCCTCCAGTGCTTCCAGGCCCAGTTAGAAGATTGTTATAAAAACCAAGTGGGAAAGAcggttaaaaagaaagaaagaaatgagcatcaagattatatctgaaatgtgttttttttttattgtagctTTCCATGTATTGTTTTTTCTCAAAGAAATCACTCATCCGTATCAATTTTCTGACATGTAAAACCAATTTCAGGGGGGGTGCCCGGGTAGCTTACATGGTTAAGCCCCTTTACTGGTTGTTGTCGTCTCCCCCTATTCCTGTAAAAATACAAGCGAACCAAGCAATTTCACGGAAAAAGTGGGAGCAATCACCATTATGTGACTCACGCTGTTTGATTATCTCCTCCTATGCtatgtttactgtaaaaaagaagaaaaaaaaaacactgccagGCTTTTCTCACGTCTCATCCAAACTGCTCTTTTGGATCATGTCtttgtagcagcagcagcagcagccgtcGTCGCCCATGTATCCGCTGCAGCAGCCGCAGCTCTGTGTAATGAGCCAGCTGAAGGAACAGCTGGAGGAGAGAACACGCATTCTGCAAGCAGACATTAAGACGCAGCAGCAGGAGCTGCACGACATCAAGGAGAAGCTTCAGCTCGCTAATCTCCAGGTAACACTCCCACAAAGATTAaagaagcaacaacaacaaaaaacaacacactagCAACAGCAACACTAAATTtggctaaaaaataaataaataaaagacagcCGCAGACTTCAAACTAGACATAAATCTGGATTCTtctctctgacatctctccatttagtgcgtgtataggtactgagcatgtgtgtgtacttcatacctgtgtgtaataacaacagagtgtaaaattgtaatttttccctatgcgggattaataaagtatacattattaaattTATTAAGCGTTTACGCATCAGCTGTTAAGGACAGTCAACATCATCATTTTCAGTTTCCATTCCCTAACCCCTCACAGTAATGGTGGAAGGGCCCCACCAAGAGGCCAGCACAAACCAGTTCAGCCCCAAGTACTTTCTGACCTTCACGACCCCCAGGACACACATTTTCAGATTAACAGATTAACATAAAGCAGAACTGACTGGCCGTCCCTTTttgcaaataaatacaaatgaatacaTCTAATGATTTACAGATATACTTCTGTGatttgacaaaaataaacacCAAATAGAATAAAGGAGGATATGCAGAATAGCATTTGAGCCAAATTTTTTAGATGTATTGNNNNNNNNNNttttaagaaaaaaaaaaaaaaaaattcaagtaaATGAAGGATAGTTAAATATTTcctatttatgtgtgtgtaagatgtTGTTACAGCAGCCTGTCCACAATGACTTTGGCCaggcccagcagcagcagcagcagcagcagggctcGGGCAGGCCGGCCCCCCACAGCCAGTCAGGGGTGATCAGGCAGCTCTCAGGCCACCCTAAACCACCGTCCTGTGGGGCCCACAGTTCATCCCCTCACTCACTCCTGACAGAGAACAGCTCACCGTCGACGCAGGTACAGAGCCGCACAAGTGGAAAATCCAAATCTGAAACCGTCAGAAAACTGTCCAAACACAGCTGTTTGGAAATCTCTCCTCTAATCATGTAAAGAGGATAATATTCAAATTACCTCCAGTCATTAGCAACTAACGACTCAGTGTTCACAACACAACAGGATGCATGTTATGGATTCTGTTGTTAATATCAGTCATTTATTGAAAGATataaacatcacaacaacagGTGGCAGGGCTCTATAGTGTttacatgctgtgtgtgtgtgtgtgtgtgtgtgtgtgtgtatgtgtatgtgtatgtgtatgtgtatgNNNNNNNNNNNNNNNNNNNNNNNtgtgtgtgtgtgtgtgtgtgtgtgtgtgtgtgtgtgtgtgtgtgtgtgtgtttccttcgTTCCATCTTAGGTCCAGCAGAGAATTGCACGGAGCGGGCAGGCACAGTCGGTGAGCGTGCCCATGCAGACAAACACGAGTGTGTCGATGCCCTTCTACAGCAACCCCATGATGTTCTCTCAGACCTACACCAGGTCTCTGCAGGATGCAAaccaaagacagacagacagcgagTTCAACCAAGAGGGACAACTACGGTGAGAGACAAATATGTTTCACATCATGAAATCGTGAAATTCAGCCACTCGGAAACACAGGCGACATTGGCAGTATGGCAGACACTATGGAAGGGTACTAATAAGTACCCAGTGTACAATATgtacagtgtcaggttcaattctggtccataacccagtaacactgtctctacagcacctgtttactgcttccacttattattccacttatttagtattattcatcattctcatttcctatttcagaactgttcataatcttcatactgttcatactgttcatattgtaatataataacgtaatactatttatcccagtatcctttgcactatgctccacatttaaatcattttattgaactcttcattgcactcatgcctctatattatttctgtttagagtttgtatatactgtgtatatattagtgtgtatatttttgttttggttgtttttttatgtgtaagcacagtgtgagtaacgatgcccCAAacaaaaattcctcgtatgtatCCTCATATCTGGCAAATAAAGaggattctgattctgatatgcaGTCAGTTTTATGAATAGCACacagttctttttttccacagtACAAATCCTGGTTGTATGAAGAGCCCACGTTTGTTCCAAAGCAAAATAAGTGAAACTCCCTGGTATTCAGTTACCCGGCTGATCGGCGTTGCTACCGCGCTACGGGGCCCATAGATCAGACGCACCAGAGACCCCCACCGGCCGAGCCGGCTACTCCCCGTTTAGCGCTCCGCTAATTTCAATGgagattcaaatatttaattgtgCAGCTCTTCTAGACTTTCTAAGTGTTATCGTGCGGAATGGATCAAATTCTCATAGTGAAAGGAGTGGTTTCGCGGGGGTTGTGACGCTCGGCACACTTCCAGGAGGCCTGGTACTGAGGGAGTTCTTCCAGTAACAGATTCTGTTTCTGCAGCATGCTCCTCAACCAGCCGATGCAGACGCTGGTTCCCACTAGCAGTGTCACCACGCAGCCTTCCCAGTGCAACATGGGCATCTCCCAAACCATGTGAGCACTGTTCAAttacactgcacacacacacacacacacacacacacacacacacacacacacctttttgttTGCGTGGTGCCATTTGATAATGTTCCTAAGTTCTTCGTCGTGCCCTCCAAACAGATACACCCTGGAGCAGCAGATCATTGCCCCTTCATTCTCCATGCAACAGGTCAACTGCAACGCCGTCCTGGTGCCCTCCTTCACGTCTCCCATTGTGATCCCACACAACAGTTTCATCACGAACCAGTCCCAGTCAGCCTACCACACTCAGCCTCAGGCTTCTCAGCAGCCCCAGCAGTTCTTTCAGGTACCACGTCCATCTGCTTGTGTCCAGATGCTTCACTTTAAATCACAGTTTGTAAATTGGTATCTGGACTACAAGTAATATGCCATGGCTTTTTGCTTGCTTACTGTAATAACCCAAAGCTTTTATATTTACTGATTTATGATAATTATAGGCAATACACTGCATCTGAATCCCTAGTTACCACAGCAACAAGCTACTGTGTTAATTCTCACAGGCTGTTTGAGATCCGTGTTACTTGCGATCATTCTAAAACCTCGGCTTTGGGGCGAAGCTGGGATGCAATCTAAAATTCATTAGGTCAGATAAAGTATTTCTGCGGACTTATTTATCGTCTTTGTCCAAAAGGGACTGCATAAGTCACTAACCTACAATAGATAAGTAATGTTAGTCTACCTGAAAAACAGTTCTAAAGTTGCTTACCTAAATGCTTCTACACACCAAAGAGAATATTAAATCAGTTTTAAAGAGTCAGTGTGGAGTCACATCTGAGATGACAGATGCTTTAGTCTCTGACATGATCCCTtctacctttttttaaatattgtttaagtCACAAGAGACTGTacaaaaatgatttaaagtATGTTTTTTCCTAAAATCTTTATGGTCTTAAATTTCTCCATACCCcagatttgtattttatttcatcattttcttttgtgtgccACCGACAACAATCACGTTTTTGTGTTGATTAATTTTTCTGGGCGAGGCaagtttatttatagagcacagTTCAGACACAAAGGCGATTCAGAGTTGTTTACATAAGCGTAGACCTGCAAAAGAAATAAGAACCAGTAGAACAGATGTGGatattttatttgcattatAAAAGAACTACTAAAGAACTAAGTTAAATATCCAATTGAGTCAACCTataatatacagtggcttgcatagtGGATGCACTCATCCATGCTatagttgattaaaaagaggaattaaaaaagtcttttggaaattgatcttaatgcctttttaaaaaagaatgtaGGGAAATCTAACCTTTGAAGGacactaattttctttgtgaatgaatagtgtattgtaaataaataaatgttcttccttaaaatacagagggcataagtatatacccccctatgttaaattcccatagaggcaggcagatttttattattaaaggccagtttaatagatccaggatactatgcatcttgataaagttcccttggcctttggaattaaaatagaccccccccccacacacatcatcacatacccttcaccatacatagagataggcatggggaactttccacaagatcatctctcaatgcaaagcAAACCAGCTagtagtctaactgaaataacccCATGCAAATCTCTAGGTATgttgaagggtatgtgatgttgggggggggtattttaattacAAAGGCCAAGGCAACATTATCAGAATGCAGTGTcatggatccatgaaataactggcctttaaaaataaaaatgtgcctgcttctatgggaatttaacataggggggttcttacttatgccccctgtattttaaggaagaacatttatttatttacaatacgtaagtcattcacaaagaaaataggtGTCATTAAAAGgtcctactttttttttttaattaaggcattaagatcaatttccaaaagatgttttttttattcctctttttaatcacctttagcatgggtgtgtaaacttatgcaagccactgtaatGCATCTTTAGCATGAGCCAGCCTGTTCTACTAATGGGTGAATGGAAACTATAATGGTGCTGAAGTCAGAGCCCGGCCTGTGATAATAACTGTTCCTTTAGTAGCTTTTGGAGAACAACTGGAATGCTGGGTAAACAAGACCCACTCACTGTTTTGTTATGTTTGCCATCATTTTGGAGATTGCTAATTTAACTCCTAATGTACAATTTGGGCACTGTAAAGATGAATGTTCCATTAAATCATGGCTGGAAATCAttacaacactttttttatagTCCTTAAGGTAAACACCCTTATGTTTCTTTACACAAAAACGCACTCCTCACATGGGAAGAATggcagaaaagtaaaaaaaacacaaaaaacgtAATGTATACTGCACACTGACTTTATTACACACTGTGCTTGTTTTGGACTGCAGATCATTTCTCACCACAAAGTCATAGCTGTATTAATGTTGTGTGTCAGATACACTATATTTAGTAATATTGATGGTACAGGCAAACTTAACTCCACCCACATGCCTACCTCCCTCTACGCTACAGCAGAGTACATCCTAATATGCAGAGATAGTGCCAGACGTGTGTACACTGTTGGTTATGTATCTCAGTCAAGGATTCGATTGAACGATTCATATTCTCTCATGTCCACAGATGGCTCAAGGACTTATGCACAGTGGATCTACTCCAGCATTCTTACACACCACTAATGTCCCACAGCAAAGCACTGTGGGATACATCCAGCAGCACACGCAGCAACTGACGCAAGcgcaacagcaacagcaacagcaacaaagGCAATACCAACATTCCCAAAACCAGACTAGCAGTGTTTCAGACTTCCGGAATATGCTGACTCGGTAGCGCTGTGGACTGCGTTAGAGCGCCGAG comes from the Etheostoma spectabile isolate EspeVRDwgs_2016 chromosome 13, UIUC_Espe_1.0, whole genome shotgun sequence genome and includes:
- the npas2 gene encoding neuronal PAS domain-containing protein 2 isoform X4, with translation MDNLSDFGGTCPSTCREWDTNSCVDDLMDEDEKDKAKRASRNKSEKKRRDQFNVLIKELCTMLQSQGHPRKMDKSTILQRTIDFLQKQKDITAQNETCDVRQDWKPSFLSNEEFTQLMLEALDGFLVALTTDGNIVYVSDSVSSLIGHLPSDMVDQNILNFLPEREHGEVYKLLSSHMLMTDPIAVDFLDSDTHIEFCCHLARGKIDPKEPPVYEYVKFVGDFKFHNSVPTSCNGLDLTLPRSLAASQSSLEEQVCLIATVRLVTPQFLKDLCNVEDPCDEFTSRHSLEWKFLFLDHRASPIIGYLPFEVLGTSGYDYYHVDDLELIAQCHKQLMQFGKGKSCYYRFLTKGQQWIWLQTHYYITYHQWNSKPEFIVCTHTVVSYAEVRAERRRAFSFEELSPPERAPSSVKAQELYLDICSTLDPPRDRDSDARSVSSHSSRKSSHTAMSDSASANSYTEACTPSWQSASIGKEKTSARLQPRRSKQQQQQPSSPMYPLQQPQLCVMSQLKEQLEERTRILQADIKTQQQELHDIKEKLQLANLQMLLQQPVHNDFGQAQQQQQQQQGSGRPAPHSQSGVIRQLSGHPKPPSCGAHSSSPHSLLTENSSPSTQVQQRIARSGQAQSVSVPMQTNTSVSMPFYSNPMMFSQTYTRSLQDANQRQTDSEFNQEGQLRMLLNQPMQTLVPTSSVTTQPSQCNMGISQTIYTLEQQIIAPSFSMQQVNCNAVLVPSFTSPIVIPHNSFITNQSQSAYHTQPQASQQPQQFFQMAQGLMHSGSTPAFLHTTNVPQQSTVGYIQQHTQQLTQAQQQQQQQQRQYQHSQNQTSSVSDFRNMLTR
- the npas2 gene encoding neuronal PAS domain-containing protein 2 isoform X2 — translated: MDNLSDFGGTCPSTCREWDTNSCVDDLMDEDEKDKAKRASRNKSEKKRRDQFNVLIKELCTMLQSQGHPRKMDKSTILQRTIDFLQKQKDITAQNETCDVRQDWKPSFLSNEEFTQLMLEALDGFLVALTTDGNIVYVSDSVSSLIGHLPSDMVDQNILNFLPEREHGEVYKLLSSHMLMTDPIAVDFLDSDTHIEFCCHLARGKIDPKEPPVYEYVKFVGDFKFHNSVPTSCNGLDLTLPRSLAASQSSLEEQVCLIATVRLVTPQFLKDLCNVEDPCDEFTSRHSLEWKFLFLDHRASPIIGYLPFEVLGTSGYDYYHVDDLELIAQCHKQLMQFGKGKSCYYRFLTKGQQWIWLQTHYYITYHQWNSKPEFIVCTHTVVSYAEVRAERRRAFSFEELSPPERAPSSVKAQELYLDICSTLDPPRDRDSDARSVSSHSSRKSSHTAMSDSASNSYTEACTPSWQSASIGKEKTSARLQPRRSKNSAQRQNSFDLVPQLSLPLSPTCSKHSATQQQQQPSSPMYPLQQPQLCVMSQLKEQLEERTRILQADIKTQQQELHDIKEKLQLANLQMLLQQPVHNDFGQAQQQQQQQQGSGRPAPHSQSGVIRQLSGHPKPPSCGAHSSSPHSLLTENSSPSTQVQQRIARSGQAQSVSVPMQTNTSVSMPFYSNPMMFSQTYTRSLQDANQRQTDSEFNQEGQLRMLLNQPMQTLVPTSSVTTQPSQCNMGISQTIYTLEQQIIAPSFSMQQVNCNAVLVPSFTSPIVIPHNSFITNQSQSAYHTQPQASQQPQQFFQMAQGLMHSGSTPAFLHTTNVPQQSTVGYIQQHTQQLTQAQQQQQQQQRQYQHSQNQTSSVSDFRNMLTR
- the npas2 gene encoding neuronal PAS domain-containing protein 2 isoform X3, with the translated sequence MDNLSDFGGTCPSTCREWDTNSCVDDLMDEDEKDKAKRASRNKSEKKRRDQFNVLIKELCTMLQSQGHPRKMDKSTILQRTIDFLQKQKDITAQNETCDVRQDWKPSFLSNEEFTQLMLEALDGFLVALTTDGNIVYVSDSVSSLIGHLPSDMVDQNILNFLPEREHGEVYKLLSSHMLMTDPIAVDFLDSDTHIEFCCHLARGKIDPKEPPVYEYVKFVGDFKFHNSVPTSCNGLDLTLPRSLAASQSSLEEQVCLIATVRLVTPQFLKDLCNVEDPCDEFTSRHSLEWKFLFLDHRASPIIGYLPFEVLGTSGYDYYHVDDLELIAQCHKQLMQFGKGKSCYYRFLTKGQQWIWLQTHYYITYHQWNSKPEFIVCTHTVVSYAEVRAERRRAFSFEELSPPERAPSSVKAQELYLDICSTLDPPRDRDSDARSVSSHSSRKSSHTAMSDSASANSYTEACTPSWQSASIGKEKTSARLQPRRSKNSAQRQNSFDLVPQLSLPLSPTCSKHSATQQQQQPSSPMYPLQQPQLCVMSQLKEQLEERTRILQADIKTQQQELHDIKEKLQLANLQAQQQQQQQQGSGRPAPHSQSGVIRQLSGHPKPPSCGAHSSSPHSLLTENSSPSTQVQQRIARSGQAQSVSVPMQTNTSVSMPFYSNPMMFSQTYTRSLQDANQRQTDSEFNQEGQLRMLLNQPMQTLVPTSSVTTQPSQCNMGISQTIYTLEQQIIAPSFSMQQVNCNAVLVPSFTSPIVIPHNSFITNQSQSAYHTQPQASQQPQQFFQMAQGLMHSGSTPAFLHTTNVPQQSTVGYIQQHTQQLTQAQQQQQQQQRQYQHSQNQTSSVSDFRNMLTR
- the npas2 gene encoding neuronal PAS domain-containing protein 2 isoform X5 — protein: MDNLSDFGGTCPSTCREWDTNSCVDDLMDEDEKDKAKRASRNKSEKKRRDQFNVLIKELCTMLQSQGHPRKMDKSTILQRTIDFLQKQKDITAQNETCDVRQDWKPSFLSNEEFTQLMLEALDGFLVALTTDGNIVYVSDSVSSLIGHLPSDMVDQNILNFLPEREHGEVYKLLSSHMLMTDPIAVDFLDSDTHIEFCCHLARGKIDPKEPPVYEYVKFVGDFKFHNSVPTSCNGLDLTLPRSLAASQSSLEEQVCLIATVRLVTPQFLKDLCNVEDPCDEFTSRHSLEWKFLFLDHRASPIIGYLPFEVLGTSGYDYYHVDDLELIAQCHKQLMQFGKGKSCYYRFLTKGQQWIWLQTHYYITYHQWNSKPEFIVCTHTVVSYAEVRAERRRAFSFEELSPPERAPSSVKAQELYLDICSTLDPPRDRDSDARSVSSHSSRKSSHTAMSDSASNSYTEACTPSWQSASIGKEKTSARLQPRRSKQQQQQPSSPMYPLQQPQLCVMSQLKEQLEERTRILQADIKTQQQELHDIKEKLQLANLQMLLQQPVHNDFGQAQQQQQQQQGSGRPAPHSQSGVIRQLSGHPKPPSCGAHSSSPHSLLTENSSPSTQVQQRIARSGQAQSVSVPMQTNTSVSMPFYSNPMMFSQTYTRSLQDANQRQTDSEFNQEGQLRMLLNQPMQTLVPTSSVTTQPSQCNMGISQTIYTLEQQIIAPSFSMQQVNCNAVLVPSFTSPIVIPHNSFITNQSQSAYHTQPQASQQPQQFFQMAQGLMHSGSTPAFLHTTNVPQQSTVGYIQQHTQQLTQAQQQQQQQQRQYQHSQNQTSSVSDFRNMLTR
- the npas2 gene encoding neuronal PAS domain-containing protein 2 isoform X1; translated protein: MDNLSDFGGTCPSTCREWDTNSCVDDLMDEDEKDKAKRASRNKSEKKRRDQFNVLIKELCTMLQSQGHPRKMDKSTILQRTIDFLQKQKDITAQNETCDVRQDWKPSFLSNEEFTQLMLEALDGFLVALTTDGNIVYVSDSVSSLIGHLPSDMVDQNILNFLPEREHGEVYKLLSSHMLMTDPIAVDFLDSDTHIEFCCHLARGKIDPKEPPVYEYVKFVGDFKFHNSVPTSCNGLDLTLPRSLAASQSSLEEQVCLIATVRLVTPQFLKDLCNVEDPCDEFTSRHSLEWKFLFLDHRASPIIGYLPFEVLGTSGYDYYHVDDLELIAQCHKQLMQFGKGKSCYYRFLTKGQQWIWLQTHYYITYHQWNSKPEFIVCTHTVVSYAEVRAERRRAFSFEELSPPERAPSSVKAQELYLDICSTLDPPRDRDSDARSVSSHSSRKSSHTAMSDSASANSYTEACTPSWQSASIGKEKTSARLQPRRSKNSAQRQNSFDLVPQLSLPLSPTCSKHSATQQQQQPSSPMYPLQQPQLCVMSQLKEQLEERTRILQADIKTQQQELHDIKEKLQLANLQMLLQQPVHNDFGQAQQQQQQQQGSGRPAPHSQSGVIRQLSGHPKPPSCGAHSSSPHSLLTENSSPSTQVQQRIARSGQAQSVSVPMQTNTSVSMPFYSNPMMFSQTYTRSLQDANQRQTDSEFNQEGQLRMLLNQPMQTLVPTSSVTTQPSQCNMGISQTIYTLEQQIIAPSFSMQQVNCNAVLVPSFTSPIVIPHNSFITNQSQSAYHTQPQASQQPQQFFQMAQGLMHSGSTPAFLHTTNVPQQSTVGYIQQHTQQLTQAQQQQQQQQRQYQHSQNQTSSVSDFRNMLTR